One genomic window of Halovivax cerinus includes the following:
- a CDS encoding prephenate dehydrogenase/arogenate dehydrogenase family protein yields MEVLVVGAGAMGRWIADVLDADVAVADVDEAVARETAAAVDARVVPLDPATGIGEAAGDADGPSADFDVVCLAVPMPLVEEAVVAHADRARGAIVDVTGVMAPALDAMTEHAPDLERCSLHPLFAPERAPGSVAVVTDEGGPLIDAILTDLEAAGNDLVETTAAEHDATMESVQAATHAAVLAFGLTADPVPQEFETPVYAALREQVERMAGGTPRVYADVQARFDGAAAVAAAAERVASADHDELDVILAGLRDRWGADGGDGA; encoded by the coding sequence ATGGAGGTACTCGTCGTCGGGGCCGGTGCGATGGGCCGCTGGATCGCCGACGTGCTCGACGCGGACGTCGCCGTGGCCGACGTCGACGAGGCCGTGGCACGTGAGACGGCCGCGGCCGTCGACGCCCGGGTAGTACCACTCGACCCGGCCACCGGCATCGGCGAGGCTGCCGGCGACGCGGATGGGCCATCGGCCGATTTCGACGTGGTCTGTCTCGCCGTCCCGATGCCACTGGTGGAGGAGGCGGTCGTCGCTCATGCCGACCGTGCTCGCGGTGCAATCGTCGACGTAACCGGCGTGATGGCGCCGGCACTCGACGCGATGACCGAACACGCTCCCGATCTGGAACGGTGCAGTTTACATCCGCTCTTCGCGCCGGAGCGAGCGCCCGGCTCCGTCGCCGTGGTCACCGACGAAGGAGGGCCCCTGATCGACGCGATCCTGACCGACCTCGAAGCCGCCGGGAACGACCTCGTCGAGACGACCGCCGCCGAGCACGACGCGACGATGGAATCCGTCCAGGCGGCGACCCACGCGGCGGTACTCGCGTTCGGACTGACGGCCGATCCGGTTCCGCAAGAGTTCGAGACGCCAGTCTACGCCGCCTTGCGTGAGCAGGTCGAGCGGATGGCCGGTGGGACGCCGCGCGTCTACGCGGACGTCCAGGCGCGCTTCGACGGGGCAGCCGCGGTGGCCGCGGCCGCCGAACGGGTGGCGAGCGCCGATCACGACGAACTCGACGTGATCCTCGCCGGACTCCGTGACCGATGGGGAGCCGACGGAGGTGACGGCGCGTGA